In Amia ocellicauda isolate fAmiCal2 chromosome 5, fAmiCal2.hap1, whole genome shotgun sequence, a genomic segment contains:
- the fads6 gene encoding fatty acid desaturase 6, whose amino-acid sequence MMELTRLVQSAVSESSWWERQGIDCTILASAFLSLPAGFLLLGFSQPLLFALGVILMGTAHAVITVKGTHLASHGALSESRDWAEFWAMFFIEVCGSFTAEAGIQAHVKIHHAHTNIIGLGDSSTWRIPFLPRFIYLFLAPLAVPVITPLVALGLLKDQSPGGALRTVCMIALGIYSQYWLLLHISGFQCPSSALLCMLLCRALFSLPYIHVNIFQHIGLSMFSPNHRPKRIYQMTHGVLNLPRNPLLDWTFGHSLISCHVEHHLFPFLSDNMCLKVKPMVSKFLREKRLPYQEDTYLSRLHLFFNRYQELMVFAPPITDLVGIQ is encoded by the exons ATGATGGAGCTCACCAGGCTGGTGCAGAGCGCAGTGAGCGAGAGCAGCTGGTGGGAGAGACAGGGGATCGACTGCACAATCCTAGCCTCTGCTTTTCTCTCTTTACCTGCAG GCTTCCTGTTGCTGGGCTTTTCGCAGCCCCTGTTGTTTGCATTGGGAGTGATTCTCATGGGGACAGCGCACGCAGTCATCACCGTCAAGGGCACCCACCTGGCCAGCCATGGGGCCCTAAGCGAGTCCAGGGACTGGGCCGAATTTTGGGCCATGTTCTTCATTGAG GTCTGCGGCTCCTTCACTGCTGAGGCTGGCATACAGGCTCACGTCAAAATCCATCACGCCCACACCAACATCATCGGCCTGGGCGACTCCAGCACGTGGCGCATCCCCTTCCTGCCCAGATTCATCTACCTGTTCCTGGCCCCACTTGCTGTGCCCGTCATCACACCCCTGGTGGCTCTAG GTCTGCTGAAGGACCAGTCTCCGGGAGGCGCTCTGAGGACCGTGTGTATGATAGCCCTGGGGATCTACTCCCAATATTGGCTGCTCCTCCACATCTCAGGCTTCCAGTGCCCATCTAGTGCCCTGCTCTGTATGCTGCTGTGCCGTGCGCTCTTCTCCCTGCCCTACATTCACGTCAACATCTTCCAG CACATTGGCCTGTCCATGTTCTCTCCAAACCATAGGCCCAAGAGGATCTACCAAATGACCCACGGGGTTCTCAACCTGCCCCGGAAccccctgctggactggacatTCGGACACTCGCTCATTAGCTGCCATGTGGAGCATCACCTCTTCCCCTTCCTGTCTGACAACATGTGTCTGAAG GTGAAGCCCATGGTGTCGAAGTTCCTCAGAGAGAAGCGGCTGCCCTACCAGGAGGACACCTATCTCTCCCGCCTGCACCTCTTCTTCAACAGATACCAGGAGCTCATGGTGTTCGCCCCACCCATCACAGACCTGGTGGGGATTCAGTGA
- the trim16 gene encoding tripartite motif-containing protein 16 → MADNSTEEAPDQPYCPVCTEPFKSPVIIACGHRFCSSCLEHSWVKKKDNEGYSCPQCKQTFEGRPQLEQKPLVNGTGGGELEKAEEPKTVEETMTAEEPVKAEEPKTVEEPKTAEEPKPVEEPKTAEEPKTVEDSPKTIEEPKKAEEPKKADDQQKAGECNKAEKKVEEESIKPPTEEHKTVDTLGQDDVMCDSCIEAPSKAQKSCLTCMVSYCESHLRPHLEKSKFKSHRLVDPLTDIERRTCETHKMPLELFCQVDECCICQDCTAEEEHEGHKTMPVGEAKKWIEKELQKKQAEMTKTMTAAENAINKLESNTVSIENSVKEVKVTIEQQFLLLLEEVEKAKKEVKEFLENEESSAIKQAEGIKAHIEQQCGELKKTQTQVEKLSKIKNDIDFLQEYSDWKRGTPDVTLPGVYIRLMDRLPNFSRVVIEATHEICNSLLNTYRDNLKGICKNDNCSIKTTVQPLFTAKHHSSVAEPKTRLEFLNYSATVTFDPETAHKYLRLTKENRKVTNTTPWQHPYPDVPDRFTHWRQVLATNSFYLGRHYFEADIRGEGTHVGLTYKSIDRQGQESNSCITGNDFSWCLGWNGKEFSAWHSDVATPLKADPFTRIGVYVDYARGILSFYGVNDTMTLIHKYQALEFREPLYPAFWLSKKENVVLLVSPGEVPRSKSPSPPSDSELP, encoded by the exons ATGGCAGACAACAGCACAGAAGAGGCTCCAGACCAGCCTTATTGTCCTGTCTGTACTGAGCCTTTCAAGAGTCCTGTCATCATTGCCTGTGGTCACCGCTTCTGCAGCTCCTGCTTGGAGCACAGCTGGGTCAAGAAGAAGGACAATGAGGGTTACAGCTGTCCCCAGTGCAAGCAGACATTCGAGGGCAGACCCCAGCTTGAGCAGAAGCCCCTGGTGAATGGGACAGGGGGAGGAGAGCTTGAGAAAGCAGAGGAGCCTAAAACAGTAGAGGAGACAATGACAGCTGAGGAGCCCGTAAAAGCTGAGGAGCCTAAAACAGTAGAGGAGCCAAAGACAGCTGAGGAGCCTAAACCAGTAGAGGAGCCAAAGACAGCTGAGGAGCCTAAAACAGTAGAGGACTCTCCTAAAACAATTGAGGAGCCCAAGAAAGCTGAGGAGCCCAAGAAAGCGGATGACCAACAGAAGGCAGGTGAATGTAATAAAGCAGAAAAGAAGGTGGAAGAAGAGAGTATAAAGCCACCCACAGAGGAACACAAGACAGTGGACACTCTGGGCCAAGATGATGTGATGTGCGACTCCTGCATCGAGGCGCCCTCCAAGGCTCAGAAGTCCTGCCTCACCTGCATGGTCTCCTACTGCGAGAGCCACCTCCGACCTCACTTAGAGAAAAGCAAGTTCAAGAGCCATCGCCTGGTGGACCCGCTGACGGACATCGAGCGGAGGACCTGCGAGACGCACAAGATGCCCCTGGAACTCTTTTGCCAGGTGGATGAGTGCTGCATCTGCCAGGACTGCACGGCTGAGGAGGAGCACGAGGGCCACAAGACCATGCCCGTGGGTGAGGCGAAGAAGTGGATTGAG AAAGAACTGCAGAAGAAGCAGGCAGAAATGACCAAAACCATGACCGCAGCGGAGAACGCCATCAACAAGCTAGAGAGCAACACTGTTTCCATTGAG AATTCTGTGAAGGAGGTCAAAGTCACCATTGAACAACAGTTCTTGCTCCTGCTGGAGGAGGTGGAGAAGGCCAAGAAAGAGGTGAAGGAGTTTTTGGAAAATGAAGAAAGCTCTGCCATCAAGCAGGCGGAGGGAATCAAGGCCCACATAGAGCAGCAGTGTGGCGAGCTGAAGAAAACACAGACGCAGGTGGAGAAGCTGTCGAAGATCAAGAATGATATTGACTTCCTGCAG GAGTACAGTGACTGGAAACGGGGAACCCCTGATGTCACTCTGCCTGGGGTTTACATCCGCCTGATGGACCGTCTCCCCAACTTTAGCCGAGTGGTGATCGAGGCCACGCACGAGATCTGTAACAGTCTGCTCAACACCTACAGAGACAACCTCAAGGGCATCTGCAAAAATG ataaTTGTAGTATAAAAACCACAGTACAGCCGTTATTCACAGCTAAACATCACAGCTCAGTGGCAGAGCCAAAGACCCGCCTGGAATTCCTTAATT ATTCTGCCACCGTGACCTTTGACCCAGAAACGGCGCACAAGTACCTGCGTCTCACGAAGGAGAACAGGAAGGTGACGAACACCACGCCGTGGCAGCATCCCTACCCTGATGTCCCCGACCGCTTCACACACTGGCGGCAGGTGCTCGCCACCAACAGCTTCTACCTGGGCAGACACTACTTTGAGGCAGACATCAGGGGGGAGGGCACCCACGTGGGGCTCACCTACAAGAGCATCGACCGCCAGGGCCAGGAGAGCAACAGCTGCATCACAGGCAACGACTTCTCCTGGTGCCTGGGCTGGAACGGCAAGGAGTTCTCCGCCTGGCACAGCGACGTGGCGACGCCCCTCAAAGCAGACCCGTTCACCCGCATCGGGGTGTATGTTGACTACGCCCGGGGGATCCTGAGTTTCTACGGAGTCAATGACACCATGACTCTCATTCACAAGTACCAGGCGCTCGAGTTCCGTGAGCCACTCTACCCGGCTTTCTGGCTCTCCAAGAAGGAGAACGTGGTTCTGCTGGTCAGCCCTGGGGAGGTTCCTCGTTCGAAGAGCCCATCACCACCCTCAGACTCTGAGCTTCCTTAA
- the tvp23b gene encoding Golgi apparatus membrane protein TVP23 homolog B yields the protein MMRQDSNEDVSLFDAEDESPRKSRKSKIRHPLASFFHLFFRISAILVYLLCGILSSSFIACMVTIILLLSCDFWTVKNITGRLMVGLRWWNQVDDDGKSHWVFESRKASAQGKKVASDSESRIFWLGLVICPIIWVIFAFSSLISFEIKWLAVVTMGVVLQGANLYGYVRCKVGSRRTLKNMATSYFGRQFFRQAMAKEEGS from the exons ATGATGAGACAA GATTCTAACGAAGACGTGTCCTTGTTCGATGCAGAGGATGAATCTCCCAGAAAGTCAAGGAAATCAAAGATCAG GCATCCACTGGCCTCCTTCTTCCACTTGTTCTTCCGGATCAGTGCGATCCTGGTGTACCTGCTGTGTGGGATCCTGAGCAGCAGCTTCATCGCCTGCATGGTCACCATCATCCTCTTGCTTTCCTGTGACTTCTGGACGGTCAAG AACATCACAGGGAGACTGATGGTAGGACTGCGCTGGTGGAACCAGGTGGATGATGACGGGAAGAGCCACTGGGTGTTTGAGTCTCGGAAG GCCTCTGCTCAAGGGAAGAAAGTGGCCTCTGATTCGGAGTCTCGTATCTTCTGGCTGGGCCTGGTTATCTGTCCCATCATCTGGGTCATCTTTGCTTTCAGCAGTCTCATCTCCTTCGAAATTAAGTGGCTG GCCGTGGTGACCATGGGTGTAGTGTTGCAGGGGGCCAACCTCTATGGTTATGTCAGATGCAAAGTAGGAAGCAGAAGGACTTTGAAGAACATGGCCACCAGTTACTTTGGCCGACAGTTCTTTCGGCAG GCGATGGCTAAAGAAGAAGGATCATAG